From a single Lolium rigidum isolate FL_2022 chromosome 7, APGP_CSIRO_Lrig_0.1, whole genome shotgun sequence genomic region:
- the LOC124679032 gene encoding gibberellin 2-beta-dioxygenase 6-like: protein MPTLADQADPPLADSYRALLRAGNGIAPAPATESLAVLEQDLPMIDLSRLSSGDAKEREACAEAMARAASEWGFFQVTGHGVGRALLEEMRREQARLFRLPFDAKEKAGLLNGSYRWGNPTATSLRQLSWSEAFHVPLASISGEDCDYGKLCSLRGVMQEVADAMSRVADTVAGALAESLGHRPGGPTAFPAGCDGTTCFLRLNRYPACPFAPETFGLVPHTDSDFLTILCQDHVGGLQLMKDSRWVAVKPRADALIVNIGDLFQAWSNNRYKSVEHKVVANSKAERFSVAYFLCPSNDSLVGTCGEPSPYYPFTFGEYRRKVQDDVKRTGKKIGLPNFLKLSTVDGQK, encoded by the exons atGCCGACCCTCGCCGATCAGGCCGATCCGCCGCTGGCCGACAGCTACCGCGCGCTGCTCCGCGCCGGCAACGGCATTGCGCCCGCGCCGGCGACTGAAAGCCTGGCCGTGTTGGAGCAGGACCTCCCCATGATCGACCTGTCGCGCCTGTCGAGCGGCGACGCCAAGGAGCGGGAGGCGTGCGCGGAGGCCATGGCGAGGGCCGCGTCAGAGTGGGGCTTCTTCCAGGTGACCGGCCACGGCGTGGGCCGCGCGCTGCTGGAGGAGATGCGGCGCGAGCAGGCTCGTCTGTTCCGGCTGCCGTTCGACGCCAAGGAGAAGGCCGGGCTGCTCAACGGGTCTTACCGGTGGGGCAACCCGACGGCGACGTCGCTCCGGCAGCTCTCGTGGTCGGAGGCCTTCCACGTCCCGCTCGCCAGCATCTCCGGGGAGGACTGCGACTACGGAAAGCTCTGCTCGCTCAG GGGCGTGATGCAGGAGGTGGCGGACGCCATGTCCCGGGTGGCGGACACGGTGGCCGGGGCGCTGGCGGAGAGCCTCGGCCACCGCCCTGGCGGGCCGACGGCGTTCCCGGCGGGCTGCGACGGGACGACGTGCTTCCTGCGTCTGAACCGGTACCCGGCGTGCCCGTTCGCGCCGGAGACCTTCGGGCTGGTGCCGCACACGGACAGCGACTTCCTCACCATCCTCTGCCAGGACCACGTCGGGGGCCTGCAGCTCATGAAGGACTCCCGCTGGGTCGCCGTGAAGCCGCGCGCCGACGCCCTCATCGTCAACATCGGCGATCTCTTTCAG GCGTGGAGCAACAACAGGTACAAGAGCGTGGAGCACAAAGTGGTGGCCAACTCCAAGGCGGAGCGCTTCTCCGTCGCATACTTCCTCTGCCCCTCCAATGACTCCCTCGTCGGCACTTGCGGCGAGCCGTCGCCCTACTACCCCTTTACGTTCGGGGAGTACAGGAGGAAAGTGCAGGACGATGTCAAGAGAACCGGCAAGAAAATTGGGCTCCCCAACTTTCTTAAACTTTCTACCGTTGACGGCCAGAAATGA